In Candidatus Promineifilum breve, one genomic interval encodes:
- a CDS encoding CotH kinase family protein — translation MPRKRIITLFTLLLSSLLVACSTGTATESTAGTAAATQPAAAAEAVTDTATGDAEGEEVARPAGWTEETHSNDVDPNYAVVFPQDKVNEITITIAPDDWAAMQADLTDILGEPGTGQGMGPGGDFNPPEGMEPPAGMEPPTLDGTPPAEMQPPEGFEPPAGGGPGGGGPGGAGGPIDMVSETPMWVPATITFEGNTWTNVGIRYKGNSSLTSAWNSGSLKLPLKFDFDEFEDDNPAIDNQRFFGFKALSLANGFSDDTYLREGLTHDLMQEAGLVAGETAFYNITLDYGEGPVNLGIYTVVEVVDDTVIANAFDDDSGNIYEGDGAGVSLAEGTFEQIAESFEKENNEDEADWSDIEALYTALHATTRTTNPEQWRAGLEAVFDVDTFLNWLAVSAVVQNWDTYGSMAHNFYLYNDPATGQLVWLPWDHNMTLGVGGGGRGDMGGQGEPGGQGEPGGRGGMGRSVSLDRADVGEEWPLIRFLLDDPVYNEKYLAYVAQASESFDAAALTARIEALAEMLRPFIVAAGEETQFDTAVSQLISGVTERDTTVADFVTAQ, via the coding sequence TTGCCGAGAAAACGAATCATCACCCTATTCACTCTGTTGCTCTCGTCACTGCTGGTCGCCTGTTCGACCGGGACGGCGACCGAGAGCACAGCCGGCACAGCCGCCGCGACCCAACCGGCCGCGGCGGCTGAGGCCGTTACCGATACCGCGACGGGCGACGCCGAAGGAGAAGAAGTCGCCCGGCCCGCCGGTTGGACGGAAGAGACCCACAGCAACGACGTGGATCCCAACTACGCGGTCGTCTTCCCCCAGGACAAGGTCAACGAAATCACCATCACCATCGCCCCCGACGATTGGGCGGCCATGCAAGCCGACCTGACCGACATCCTCGGCGAACCGGGCACGGGCCAGGGCATGGGGCCGGGCGGCGACTTCAACCCGCCGGAAGGCATGGAGCCGCCGGCGGGCATGGAGCCACCCACCCTGGATGGCACGCCGCCGGCCGAGATGCAGCCGCCGGAAGGGTTCGAGCCGCCGGCCGGTGGCGGACCGGGCGGCGGTGGGCCAGGCGGCGCGGGCGGCCCCATTGATATGGTCAGTGAGACGCCGATGTGGGTTCCGGCGACCATCACCTTCGAGGGCAACACCTGGACGAACGTCGGCATCCGCTACAAGGGCAATTCGTCGCTGACCAGCGCCTGGAACAGCGGCTCGCTCAAGCTGCCGCTGAAGTTCGATTTTGACGAGTTTGAGGATGACAATCCCGCAATCGACAACCAGCGCTTTTTCGGCTTCAAGGCGTTGTCGCTGGCCAACGGCTTCAGTGATGATACCTATCTGCGCGAGGGACTGACCCATGATCTGATGCAAGAGGCCGGGCTGGTGGCCGGAGAGACGGCGTTCTATAACATCACCCTTGATTACGGCGAAGGGCCGGTCAATCTGGGCATCTACACCGTGGTTGAGGTGGTCGACGATACGGTCATCGCCAATGCCTTTGACGACGACAGCGGCAACATCTACGAGGGCGACGGCGCGGGCGTCAGCCTGGCCGAAGGCACCTTCGAGCAGATCGCCGAGAGCTTCGAGAAGGAGAACAACGAAGACGAGGCCGACTGGAGCGACATCGAGGCCCTCTATACCGCCCTGCACGCCACGACGCGCACGACCAACCCGGAACAGTGGCGCGCCGGCCTGGAAGCGGTGTTCGACGTGGATACCTTCCTCAACTGGCTGGCGGTCAGCGCCGTCGTCCAGAACTGGGACACCTACGGCTCCATGGCCCACAACTTCTACCTCTACAACGACCCCGCCACCGGCCAACTGGTCTGGCTGCCCTGGGATCATAACATGACCCTGGGTGTGGGCGGCGGCGGTCGGGGCGACATGGGCGGCCAGGGCGAGCCGGGCGGTCAGGGCGAGCCGGGCGGTCGGGGCGGCATGGGGCGCTCGGTCTCGTTGGATCGCGCCGACGTGGGCGAGGAGTGGCCGCTCATCCGCTTCCTGCTGGATGATCCTGTCTACAATGAGAAATACTTGGCCTACGTGGCCCAGGCGAGCGAATCATTCGACGCGGCGGCGTTGACGGCGCGGATCGAGGCACTGGCCGAAATGCTACGGCCGTTCATCGTCGCCGCCGGCGAAGAGACGCAATTCGACACGGCGGTATCACAATTGATCAGTGGGGTGACGGAGCGCGACACGACCGTGGCCGACTTCGTGACGGCCCAATAA
- a CDS encoding adenosylcobalamin-dependent ribonucleoside-diphosphate reductase, which yields MSTTVAPIIAAPSLNLPENSLAVLRRRYLRRGPDGQPIETVEEMFRRVAHHIALVEADHGGDVAATEETFYKLMTELRFFPNSPTFTGAGTPLGQLAACFVLPIADDMGRDPAGIFQTLRDAALIQQTGGGNGFAFSRLRPKDDHVKSSAGKATGPVGFLRVYDQAFGEIAQGGTRRGANMAVLRVDHPDIFEFISCKASEYAITNFNISVGVTDKFIQAVKDDADFDLINPRDGRVWRTVRARDLFDEIVKYAHRNGEPGVLFLDAANRSNPVPHLYELEATNPCGEQWLGPYENCCLGSINLGQHVTADGKIDWELLRRSTEESTLFLDNVVTANAYVPAVAQLREAALNARRIGLGIMGLGDLFYRVGVRYGSEEGQALAGAIFEFIRYHCLRTSIDLARERGPFLAISGSIYDPQNFRWSAPKATVKSRKNFGRPALDWPGLVADIKTHGLRNAAQTTVAPTGTIATVAGIEGYGCEPVFALAYVRHVNDNGKDLQLQYTSPLFEEALLAAGLDEATRDEIIAEVNRVGSCQHVDKLPARLRDTFVVSSDITPDEHVRMQAAIQAFVDNSISKTCNFPVGATPEDVAEAYMLAWELGCKGLTVYVTGSRETVTLETHATKDAKAKADQVAAEPAKQLTIWRESKKPRSRVLQGETSRISTPLGATYVTVNHNGDGQPFEVFIQTAKAGSDTAAVSEAIGRLISYLLRLASPVSPRDRLKEMVNQLSGIGGGRPLGFGPQRVLSLPDGVAQVLDDFLNRSAEEPETAYTNGNSNGHGAPVLGQPEPAHATVTARTVGDLCPECGNSSVINEEGCRKCNSCGYSEC from the coding sequence ATGTCCACAACCGTCGCTCCTATCATCGCAGCCCCCTCCCTGAACCTACCCGAAAACAGCCTGGCCGTGCTGCGTCGCCGCTATCTGCGGCGCGGGCCGGACGGCCAACCGATCGAGACCGTCGAGGAGATGTTCCGCCGCGTGGCCCATCACATCGCCCTCGTCGAGGCCGATCACGGCGGCGACGTCGCCGCCACGGAAGAGACGTTCTACAAGCTGATGACCGAGTTGCGTTTCTTCCCCAACAGCCCGACCTTCACCGGCGCAGGCACGCCCCTCGGTCAATTGGCGGCCTGTTTCGTGCTGCCCATCGCCGACGACATGGGCCGCGACCCGGCGGGCATCTTCCAGACCTTGCGCGATGCGGCACTCATCCAGCAGACGGGCGGCGGCAACGGTTTCGCCTTCTCGCGCCTGCGGCCGAAGGACGACCACGTGAAATCCTCGGCCGGCAAGGCCACCGGCCCGGTCGGCTTCTTGCGCGTCTATGACCAGGCCTTCGGCGAGATCGCCCAGGGCGGCACGCGCCGCGGGGCCAACATGGCCGTGCTGCGCGTCGATCACCCGGATATTTTCGAGTTCATCTCCTGCAAGGCCAGCGAATACGCCATCACCAACTTCAATATCTCCGTCGGCGTCACCGACAAATTCATCCAGGCCGTGAAGGACGACGCCGATTTCGACCTGATCAATCCCCGCGACGGCCGGGTCTGGCGCACCGTGCGGGCGCGCGACCTGTTCGACGAGATCGTCAAGTACGCCCACCGCAACGGCGAGCCGGGCGTGCTGTTCCTCGACGCGGCCAACCGCTCCAATCCGGTGCCCCATCTGTACGAACTGGAAGCGACGAACCCGTGCGGCGAGCAATGGCTCGGCCCCTACGAGAATTGCTGCCTCGGTTCGATCAACCTCGGCCAACACGTGACCGCCGACGGCAAAATCGACTGGGAATTACTGCGCCGCTCGACCGAGGAATCGACCCTTTTCCTCGATAACGTGGTGACGGCCAATGCCTACGTGCCGGCCGTGGCCCAACTGCGCGAGGCGGCCCTCAATGCCCGGCGTATCGGCCTGGGCATCATGGGCCTGGGCGATCTGTTCTATCGCGTCGGCGTGCGCTACGGCAGCGAAGAGGGGCAGGCCCTGGCCGGGGCCATCTTCGAGTTCATCCGCTATCATTGCCTGCGCACCAGCATCGATCTGGCCCGTGAGCGCGGCCCGTTCCTGGCGATTAGCGGCAGCATCTACGACCCGCAAAACTTCCGCTGGTCGGCCCCCAAGGCCACGGTGAAGAGCCGCAAGAATTTCGGCCGCCCGGCGCTCGATTGGCCCGGATTGGTGGCCGACATCAAGACCCACGGCCTGCGCAACGCGGCGCAGACCACAGTGGCCCCCACCGGCACCATCGCCACCGTGGCCGGCATCGAGGGCTATGGCTGCGAGCCGGTCTTCGCCCTGGCCTACGTGCGCCACGTCAACGACAACGGCAAGGATTTGCAATTGCAATATACCAGCCCCCTGTTCGAGGAGGCGCTGCTGGCCGCCGGGCTGGACGAGGCCACGCGCGACGAGATTATCGCCGAGGTCAATCGCGTCGGCAGTTGCCAACACGTCGATAAATTGCCCGCCCGCCTGCGCGATACGTTCGTCGTCTCGTCCGACATCACGCCCGACGAGCACGTGCGGATGCAAGCCGCCATCCAGGCTTTCGTCGATAACAGCATCTCCAAGACCTGCAATTTCCCGGTGGGAGCGACGCCCGAAGACGTGGCCGAGGCCTACATGCTGGCCTGGGAGCTGGGCTGCAAGGGGCTGACCGTCTACGTGACCGGCTCGAGGGAGACGGTGACGCTGGAGACCCACGCCACCAAGGACGCCAAGGCCAAGGCCGACCAGGTAGCGGCCGAACCGGCCAAACAATTGACCATCTGGCGCGAGTCGAAGAAGCCGCGCAGCCGCGTCTTGCAGGGCGAGACCAGCCGCATCTCCACGCCACTGGGCGCGACCTACGTGACCGTCAATCACAACGGCGACGGCCAGCCGTTCGAGGTGTTCATCCAGACGGCCAAAGCCGGCAGCGACACGGCGGCCGTCTCCGAGGCCATCGGCCGGCTCATCAGCTACCTGCTGCGGTTGGCCTCGCCCGTGTCGCCGCGCGACCGGCTGAAGGAGATGGTCAATCAGTTGAGCGGCATCGGCGGCGGGCGGCCATTGGGCTTTGGGCCGCAGCGCGTGTTGTCGCTGCCCGACGGCGTGGCCCAGGTGTTGGATGACTTCCTCAACCGCTCGGCCGAGGAGCCGGAAACGGCCTATACCAACGGCAACAGTAACGGCCACGGCGCGCCGGTGCTGGGCCAACCGGAACCGGCCCACGCCACCGTGACGGCCCGCACGGTGGGCGACCTGTGCCCCGAATGCGGCAACTCGTCGGTGATCAACGAAGAGGGCTGCCGCAAGTGCAATAGTTGCGGCTACAGCGAGTGCTAG
- a CDS encoding lysophospholipid acyltransferase family protein → MWRFRVARVFFTFVQRLLCRLRVSGHEHIPAAGPYILAVNHLSTADIGIVFVGFPVQPWRYFAGEKWAKHPIWGPLMSWLGVIFINRGTVDRRALREALTALEDGHVFALAPEGTRSKVGAMQPAKDGAAFLASQAGVPILPVGISNTDVLFAHTRHLRRATITMRIGRPFTLPDVGHRPRGHDLTDYTTLIMTHIAALVEPGHRGAYGDTLALNALLAGQDPWPYCRSAIDTTSVDQIK, encoded by the coding sequence ATGTGGCGTTTCCGGGTGGCCCGCGTTTTTTTCACGTTTGTCCAGAGGCTTCTGTGTCGCCTGCGCGTCAGCGGCCATGAGCATATCCCCGCCGCCGGCCCCTACATTCTGGCCGTCAACCATCTGAGCACGGCCGACATCGGCATCGTCTTCGTCGGCTTTCCGGTGCAGCCGTGGCGCTACTTTGCCGGGGAAAAATGGGCCAAACATCCTATCTGGGGGCCGCTGATGTCCTGGCTGGGCGTCATCTTCATCAACCGGGGCACGGTCGACCGGCGCGCCCTGCGCGAGGCACTGACCGCGCTGGAAGACGGGCACGTCTTCGCCCTGGCTCCGGAAGGCACGCGCAGCAAGGTGGGAGCGATGCAGCCGGCCAAAGATGGCGCGGCCTTTCTGGCGTCGCAGGCCGGCGTGCCCATCCTGCCCGTCGGCATCAGCAACACCGACGTCCTTTTCGCCCACACGCGCCACTTGCGCCGGGCGACGATCACCATGCGCATCGGCCGGCCGTTCACCCTGCCTGACGTGGGCCACCGGCCGCGCGGCCACGACCTCACCGATTACACGACCCTCATTATGACCCACATCGCCGCCCTGGTGGAGCCGGGCCATCGCGGCGCCTATGGCGACACGCTCGCGCTCAACGCCCTGCTGGCCGGCCAAGACCCCTGGCCCTATTGCCGCTCGGCTATCGATACCACCTCCGTCGATCAAATTAAATAG
- a CDS encoding molybdopterin-dependent oxidoreductase: MFDQRERRELEKRVKEQNRLPPGQSATIKFPVLHYGPVPKVNLDRWDFRVLGLVVAERRWTWAEFNQLPRTKVTLDIHCVTRWSKFDTVWEGVAVSTLVREGFIRPRPEAKYVIQHCEYGYTTNTPIAFVMQEGFILATHFDGQPLTPDHGYPLRGVAGVIAGQRADDKYFWKGGKWLRALEFRADDQPGFWERNGYHNQADVWREQRHGWPGF, translated from the coding sequence ATGTTCGACCAACGCGAGCGACGAGAACTGGAAAAGCGGGTCAAGGAACAGAACCGCCTGCCCCCCGGCCAATCGGCGACGATCAAATTTCCCGTTCTCCACTATGGGCCGGTGCCGAAGGTCAATCTGGACCGTTGGGATTTTCGCGTGCTGGGGCTGGTTGTCGCAGAGCGCCGCTGGACGTGGGCCGAATTCAACCAGTTGCCGCGTACAAAGGTGACACTCGACATCCATTGCGTCACGCGCTGGTCGAAGTTCGATACCGTCTGGGAGGGCGTGGCTGTGAGCACATTGGTGCGAGAGGGGTTCATCCGGCCGCGACCCGAGGCGAAGTACGTCATCCAGCATTGCGAATACGGCTATACCACCAACACGCCCATCGCCTTCGTCATGCAGGAGGGCTTCATCCTGGCGACCCACTTCGACGGGCAACCGCTCACGCCGGATCATGGCTACCCGCTGCGCGGCGTGGCCGGTGTTATCGCCGGGCAGCGGGCCGACGACAAGTATTTCTGGAAGGGCGGCAAGTGGCTACGGGCGCTGGAGTTTCGCGCCGACGACCAGCCGGGCTTCTGGGAGCGCAACGGCTACCACAATCAGGCCGACGTCTGGCGCGAGCAGCGCCACGGCTGGCCCGGCTTCTGA
- a CDS encoding Stp1/IreP family PP2C-type Ser/Thr phosphatase — MNVSTCPNCRFPNRRGANFCAMCGRELTHDLSAGHSANAPTMPFNPSWPEMAAAEDADTLRARPNLDVHVGRHTDVGRLRESNEDSLLVLEGAWNNRSVSRPVGLFVVADGIGGNEGGEIASGMLVSGLARRAAELLPAMLAADEPFNGGAWLTVAIQACNEEIYEWAREAGYDMGTTVVAVLLQGEQATVAHVGDSRVYLINAGRIEQLTVDHSLVESLVIANQISREEARAHPNANVIYRTVGDQPDVVVDLRAVRLLPGDRLLLCSDGLSGMIADGMIHGLVLSASSPQAACVALVDAANEAGGEDNCTVVLVELQAL, encoded by the coding sequence ATGAACGTGTCTACCTGTCCCAACTGCCGCTTTCCCAATCGCCGGGGGGCGAACTTCTGCGCGATGTGCGGCCGGGAGCTGACCCACGACCTGAGCGCCGGCCACAGCGCCAACGCGCCCACCATGCCTTTTAATCCGTCATGGCCGGAAATGGCCGCGGCCGAGGACGCCGACACGCTGCGGGCGCGCCCTAATCTGGATGTCCACGTCGGCCGCCACACCGACGTCGGCCGTCTGCGCGAGTCGAATGAGGACAGCCTGCTGGTGCTGGAAGGGGCGTGGAACAATCGCTCGGTCAGCCGGCCGGTGGGTTTGTTCGTGGTGGCCGACGGCATCGGCGGCAACGAGGGCGGCGAGATCGCCAGCGGGATGCTGGTCAGCGGTCTGGCCCGCCGCGCCGCCGAACTGTTGCCCGCTATGTTGGCCGCCGATGAGCCGTTCAACGGCGGGGCGTGGCTGACGGTGGCGATTCAGGCCTGTAATGAGGAGATATACGAATGGGCGCGCGAGGCGGGCTACGACATGGGCACCACGGTCGTGGCGGTTCTGCTCCAGGGCGAACAAGCCACGGTGGCCCACGTGGGCGATAGCCGCGTCTATCTGATCAATGCCGGGCGCATCGAACAGTTGACCGTTGATCACTCATTGGTCGAGAGCCTGGTCATCGCCAACCAGATCAGCCGCGAGGAAGCGCGCGCCCATCCCAACGCCAATGTGATCTATCGCACCGTGGGCGATCAGCCTGATGTGGTGGTCGATCTGCGCGCGGTGCGCCTGCTGCCCGGCGACCGCTTGCTGCTCTGCTCCGACGGGCTGAGCGGCATGATCGCCGATGGGATGATTCACGGACTGGTGCTGAGCGCGTCTTCGCCCCAGGCCGCTTGCGTGGCGCTGGTCGATGCCGCCAACGAGGCCGGCGGCGAGGACAACTGCACCGTCGTACTGGTGGAGTTACAGGCGCTCTAG